The Cryptomeria japonica chromosome 9, Sugi_1.0, whole genome shotgun sequence DNA segment CCAAGATTGGGTTGAGAGGTCATACACTAACATTTTAGGGTATTTCTTGCTGGTGAAATAAATGAGATCCCCATGGCCAACACAAGCAAATCGTCTTGACAAAGACATCAGAAATCCATCACAAAATTCTTTAGGTAATCCACCAACCTTCATCCATTCTACACTGGCTTCATTAAGCTCCCACATTCCAATTTCTGTTGTAATACCAGAATTCCCTATTCCTCCAATCAGGATCAGCCTTCCTTTATGATCCATGAGCTTTACAGAAGTCAATAAAGCAGGCATAGGAGCACTAATTCGGAACCAAGACCCATTATGAACATTGAAACCTATGATATTCCATGGAGCCTGTCCTATCACACAATACAAGATTCCATGGCTTATTGCTCTCCATGGAAATACAGGTGCTTCTACAAGGAAACTCCTACTTCTCATCCAACAATTAGTTTCTGAATCATACACCTCAGCTGTAAGGACAAATTGATCAATATCTCCAGAAACAAGTTCAGATCCTGCTAATACCATCTTAAAGGACCTTGTCATCTTTTCTACCACCACACCAGCAActagaaagaagaatttcaagagaCCTGGAGGTCTAGGCACAACTCTCCACGATTTGGAGAAAGGGTTGCATATATACAAACTATTTATATTGTTTGCCTTAGGAATCATGCATATAAGCCCCTCTGCTGTGGCAACTGCCCTGCTCTCCGTTGGAAGAAAGTTAAACGGCAAATTGATCCATCTGTTTTCCAAGGGATCATAAGCTAATCCCAAATTCTCATGTTTCTTTGGAAACACAAGGAACCACGGTTCACGTTCTACTAAAAAATAGGCCTCTGAATAATAATGTGAAAAAAGTCTTGAATTTATCATAGAATTCCATGATTTACATACTAATTGGGATCTTACAATGCTGGGGACTGGCAACCATGGCAGAACTCTTTCAATCAGATGGTCTGGAAGAAGTCTCCATATATTCGCATCCATTTTGGATGTTTCCTTTTTGGGTTGGGACACCATTTCTCTTCCATATTTATCGTCTTCTTCATGTATTCCATTATATCCCAAATCTATAAGATAAGATAAAAAGCAGTTTAACATCTCTTACGTCGAAATGGTTTGTATaacataataaagtttgtttacaGAAGATTGAAACTGTGAAAGTTTAGTTTAAAATAAAACATcaaatttgtttaaatgtatagaTGAAAACCACATGGATCAAACTAAACAACATGAAATTCACATAATTCAACTTTTTTATGAAACCCACATAGATCAAAGAAACCCAATTGCGTTCATAACGCAGATTGCAAAATTGTCTCAAACATAAGCTTGAAAAGGTTGCTTAGTAatgttaatatttttcaaaattaagcTTGGCCCAATTGAATTCATGCCACAGATTGCAAATTCTGCTCTATTAAAACCTATAAATTTCTTTTAATTGGTAATTACAAATAATGAATGTCATTATGTACCTGAGAAAATAACAGAGCCCTCCGCGTCTACAGCAGGAACGGCAGCCATGTTTGAAAAACCAATATAAATGTCCCAAATCAAGAACGTTCGAAACAAAGCTGTAAATTCATCTCGAATGCAATTGTGTGATCTCTAATATGTGGTGTCAAACGACATATCCACTCTGTAATTCGTTGGCATTAATTGATTAATCGATGAAGTACA contains these protein-coding regions:
- the LOC131067750 gene encoding F-box/kelch-repeat protein At3g61590; this encodes MAAVPAVDAEGSVIFSDLGYNGIHEEDDKYGREMVSQPKKETSKMDANIWRLLPDHLIERVLPWLPVPSIVRSQLVCKSWNSMINSRLFSHYYSEAYFLVEREPWFLVFPKKHENLGLAYDPLENRWINLPFNFLPTESRAVATAEGLICMIPKANNINSLYICNPFSKSWRVVPRPPGLLKFFFLVAGVVVEKMTRSFKMVLAGSELVSGDIDQFVLTAEVYDSETNCWMRSRSFLVEAPVFPWRAISHGILYCVIGQAPWNIIGFNVHNGSWFRISAPMPALLTSVKLMDHKGRLILIGGIGNSGITTEIGMWELNEASVEWMKVGGLPKEFCDGFLMSLSRRFACVGHGDLIYFTSKKYPKMLVYDLSTQSWNWMQCCPELVDPHLHIFNGFCFQPRLDM